The following coding sequences are from one Strix uralensis isolate ZFMK-TIS-50842 chromosome 6, bStrUra1, whole genome shotgun sequence window:
- the ICOS gene encoding inducible T-cell costimulator has translation MKAVAVTFCVLCFLFEALYGVDSCSSRPCKNIDQPHVSEPQVMVEFENGNFKFTFRNPKNVSEFSMTLFKGHEKREICALHLSKEKVIPKTNVTYCQTEHSNSSTTFILKNLERKHIDIYTYCLEMFLPPPYIDCRLKETYLYIQDKEDCISLGLMSWIIIGLIMFAMISCVCCVVVCCLRNKNQQCESNSHEYNSEYMPMAAVNAAKKPRI, from the exons ATGAAGGCGGTTGCTGTAACTTTCTGTgtcctctgctttctgtttgaAGCCCTGTATG gagttGATAGCTGCTCATCAAGACCATGCAAAAATATAG ATCAGCCTCATGTGTCTGAGCCCCAGGTGATGGTGGaatttgaaaatggaaacttCAAGTTCACATTCCGCAACCCCAAAAATGTGAGTGAGTTCAGTATGACCCTCTTCAAAGGGCACGAAAAGAGGGAGATCTGTGCACTCCATTTGAGCAAGGAGAAAGTTATCCCCAAGACTAATGTCACCTACTGTCAGACAGAGCATTCAAATAGCAGCACCACTTTCATTCTTAAGAATCTGGAAAGAAAGCATATCGACATTTACACCTACTGCCTGGAGATGTTCTTACCCCCTCCTTATATAGATTGCCGGCTGAAAGAAACCTATTTGTATATCCAAG ATAAGGAAGACTGCATTTCACTGGGACTCATGTCATGGATAATTATTGGCCTGATCATGTTTGCCATGATTTCCTGTGTCTGCTGTGTTGTAGTCTGTTGCTTAAGGAACAAG AATCAGCAGTGTGAATCCAACTCCCATGAGTACAACAGTGAATACATGCCCATGGCAGCAGTGAATGCAGCTAAAAAACCAAGAATCTGA
- the CTLA4 gene encoding cytotoxic T-lymphocyte protein 4 isoform X2, with the protein MISILVTVGFLCTATAIAEVMEVTQPAMVLANRQGVASLVCKYKHIGNAKEIRVTLLKQTGDRFTEICASTYTTEFKMFSVEEVIQCHVSPSRNNVTLTLTGLQANDTGLYVCKMERMYPPPYFMNKGNGTHLYVIDPEPCPDTAIYLWVLGATASGFFLYSIITSAILVGKAIKRRRCLTTGVYVKMPSEKLEKKVIPFHITVN; encoded by the exons TAATGGAAGTGACTCAGCCAGCAATGGTGCTGGCCAACAGGCAAGGAGTCGCCAGCTTGGTGTGTAAATACAAGCATATTGGGAATGCAAAGGAAATTCGAGTGACTCTGCTTAAACAGACAGGAGACCGGTTCACTGAAATTTGTGCTTCAACCTACACAACGGAGTTTAAAATGTTCAGTGTGGAAGAGGTCATTCAGTGCCATGTTAGCCCTAGCCGAAACAATGTGACCCTCACCCTCACTGGCCTGCAAGCTAATGATACTGGTCTTTACGTCTGCAAGATGGAGCGGATGTACCCTCCACCCTATTTTATGAACAAGGGAAATGGGACGCATCTCTATGTCATCG ATCCAGAACCTTGTCCAGACACTGCCATATATCTCTGGGTATTAGGAGCTACTGCctcaggattttttctttacaGCATCATCACCTCAGCCATTCTCGTGGGCAAAGCG ATAAAGAGAAGACGATGTCTCACTACTGGGGTCTATGTGAAAATGCCTTCTGAAAAGCTAGAGAAAAAAGTGATTCCATTCCACATCACTGTTAACTGa